The Planctomycetia bacterium genome segment CGGTGAACAATGTCTCGACGCCGTGAATGCCGTACCAGAACAAGTCGGGATGATGCTCCGCGTACGTGCAGGGGCTATACGCCTCGCAACCCAGCACGCGCCCCGCGGCCTCGCCGGAGCGCGCTTTTAGCGTGCCGGGACTGAATCGCAATGACGAGCTCGAGAAACAAGGCACGCCGTGCTGTTCCGCGAGACGAAAAATCTCGACGGCATCGGCCAGTGTTCCCGCCAACGGCTTATCGATGAACACCGGCTTCTTGGCCTCGAACACCGGGCGGACTTGTTCCAGATGCGGCCGGCCGTCGACGCTTTCCAAAAATACCACGTCGACTTTTTCCAACAGCGCCGGAATCGAATCGACGATCTCCACGCCCAACCCGCGCAGTTCCTCGGTGTAGCCTGCGACGCGATCGCGACTGGAGGCGACATCGAGACTACCGCCCGGAAACGCCGCGACGACCTGCACGCTGGCCAACTCGCTCCCCGCCGGGGCTTCTTTCAAGAGCTTGGTGAACGCGCCGCAGTGCGAAGTATCGAGGCCGATCATGCCGGCCTTGAGGACGCGAGGCTCTTCGGCGGAGGTAGACGTCATCATGGCGGCGCAGAGCGCGAAGGAAACGATGAACGCGACGGTCGGAGAGAGTTTCATGGCGGTCGATTCCATGGTGAAGTGGGTGAGGAGGATTCACCACGGAGTGGAGGAATTCGATTCTTGAACCACGGAGGCGCTGAGTCGCAGAGGGGAAGTGTTTAACCGCGAAATACGCGAAAGTACGCGAAAAAAGGAAATCCCAATACTGAACAGGATTGGCTTGTCTCAATAACCATTCCTATTTTCGCGCTATTTAGCGTTTTTTTCGCGGTTACGTTCCTTCATTCCCCTCTGCATCTCAGCGGTTCAAAAAAGGATGAACGCTACGCCGTAGCGAGGAGTTTACGTAACACGGTCTGCAAGATTCCGCCGTTGCGGTAGTAGTCGAGTTCCACCGGCGTGTCGATGCGGACGCGGCATTTGAATTCTGACTTCTTGCCGTCCGGCGCAGTGGCGGTGACGACGATCTCGCTGCGCGGTTGCAAGGATTCATCCAACCCGGCGAACTCGAATACTTCCTCGCCCGTGAAGCCCAGCGTCTGCCAGGTCTTGCCGCCGGTGAATTCGAGCGGCAACACGCCCATGCCGACCAGGTTGCTGCGGTGGATGCGCTCGAAGCTGATCGCGATCACCGCCCGGACGCCGAGCAGATAGGTTCCCTTGGCAGCCCAATCGCGGCTGCTGCCGGTGCCGTATTCCGCGCCGGCCAGCACGACGAGCGGCACTTGTTCAGTCTGGTAGCGCATCGCGGCGTCGTAGATCGACATCTGCTCGCCGCTGGGAAAATGCCGCGTCACGCCCCCTTCGGTACCCGGCGCCGTGGCGTTGCGGATGCGAATGTTGGCGAACGTGCCGCGCGTCATCACGCGATCGTTGCCGCGCCGAGCGCCGTAGCTATTGAAGTCGACCGGCTCGACGCCATGCTCCACCAGGTACTTGCCCGCCGGGCTCTTGAGCGCAATCGCACCGGCCGGAGAAATGTGGTCCGTCGTGACTGAGTCTGCCAGGAGCGCCAACACCCGCGCACTGCGGATCGGCTGGATCGCGCCGGCCTGTTTTGGCAGGTCGATCAGAAACGGCGGTTCCTGAATGTAGGTGCTCGCGGCGTCCCATTCGTACAGTTCGCCACCACTGACTTCGATGGCGTTCCAGCGCTCGTTGCCGGAGAAGGCGTTGCCGTAGCGCTCGCGGAACATTTCCGGAAGCACGGAGCTGTCGATCAGCTTGCGCACCTCGTCGGCCTGCGGCCAGATATCGCGCAGATACACTGGCGCGCCGGCCGTGCCCGTGCCGAGTGGTTCGTTGACGAGATCGATATCGGTCGTGCCCGCCAAGGCATAGGCGACCACCAACGGCGGGCTGGCCAGGTAATTGGCCTTCACGTGCGGATTGACGCGACCTTCGAAGTTGCGATTGCCGCTCAACACAGCCGCCGCGACGAGATCGCCGTCGGTCACGGCCTTGGCCACCGCGTCTGGCAGCGGACCGCTGTTGCCGATGCAGGTCGTGCAACCATAGCCGACCACGTTGAACCCGAGCGCGTCGAGATCCTTGAGGAGCCCGGCCTTTTCCAGGTAATCGGTCACCACGCGAGAACCGGGCGCGAGGCTCGTTTTCACGTACGGCTTCACGCGCAGGCCCTTGGCGACGGCGTTCCGGGCGAGCAATCCGGCGCCGATCATCACCGAAGGGTTGCTGGTGTTCGTGCAACTGGTGATCGCCGCGATCACCACGGCGCCGTGGCCGATTTCGGCGGAATGCCCGTTGTCTTTCACCGTCGCTTTGCGTTGCAGCGCCGCGTTGTCCAAGGCGTAGCCGCGCTCCGCCACCGGCGCGGTGAGCGCCTTGCGGAAGGTCTGCTTCATCGCCCCGAGCGCCACACGATCCTGCGGGCGCTTCGGTCCGGCCAGGCTGGGCTCCACGGAAGCCAAATCTAAGCGAATCACCTTATTGAACTTCGGCACCGGCGAGGCGTCAGTGCGGAACAGTTGGTTTTCCTTGGCGTAACGCTCGACGAGTTGCACTTCGTGCTCCTCGCGCCCGGTACGGCGGAGGTAGTTGAGCGTCTCGTCATCAACGGGGAAGAAGCCCATCGTCGCGCCGTATTCGGGCGCCATGTTGGCGATCGTCGCGCGATCGGCCAACTTCATATGCACTACGCCCGGGCCGAAGAACTCGACGAATTTGCCAACCACTTTTTCCTTGCGGAGGATTTCGGTCACGGTCAGCACGAGATCGGTGGCCGTCGCGCCGGGCGCGAGTTGCCCGGTGACTTCGAAGCCGACCACCTCGGGCATCAGCATGTAGAGCGGCTGCCCCAGCAT includes the following:
- a CDS encoding Gfo/Idh/MocA family oxidoreductase, which encodes MKLSPTVAFIVSFALCAAMMTSTSAEEPRVLKAGMIGLDTSHCGAFTKLLKEAPAGSELASVQVVAAFPGGSLDVASSRDRVAGYTEELRGLGVEIVDSIPALLEKVDVVFLESVDGRPHLEQVRPVFEAKKPVFIDKPLAGTLADAVEIFRLAEQHGVPCFSSSSLRFSPGTLKARSGEAAGRVLGCEAYSPCTYAEHHPDLFWYGIHGVETLFTVMGTGCETVRRVPTPGADLVIGQWSGDRIGTFRGLRDGSTGYGATVFGADRITDVGPYGGYEPLVLEIVRFFHTGQPPVNVEETLEIYAFMEAADESKRRDGAPVSVAEVLEHARRAK
- the acnA gene encoding aconitate hydratase AcnA, with the translated sequence MPQASLKHDPFSARRNFETGQGPAALYDLARLEALGLAKISELPYSVRLLLEAALRTCDGYEVTEQDVRNLAGWNADGVAEVEIPFKPARVVLQDFTGVPCVVDLAAMRAAMKRLGGDPKKINPLIPVDLVIDHSVQVDRFATSDALDLNVEMEFSRNRERYEFLRWGQLAFNNFRVVPPSVGIVHQVNLEFLAKGVFLREDQHGRVAVPDTLVGTDSHTTMINGLGVLGWGVGGIEAEAVMLGQPLYMLMPEVVGFEVTGQLAPGATATDLVLTVTEILRKEKVVGKFVEFFGPGVVHMKLADRATIANMAPEYGATMGFFPVDDETLNYLRRTGREEHEVQLVERYAKENQLFRTDASPVPKFNKVIRLDLASVEPSLAGPKRPQDRVALGAMKQTFRKALTAPVAERGYALDNAALQRKATVKDNGHSAEIGHGAVVIAAITSCTNTSNPSVMIGAGLLARNAVAKGLRVKPYVKTSLAPGSRVVTDYLEKAGLLKDLDALGFNVVGYGCTTCIGNSGPLPDAVAKAVTDGDLVAAAVLSGNRNFEGRVNPHVKANYLASPPLVVAYALAGTTDIDLVNEPLGTGTAGAPVYLRDIWPQADEVRKLIDSSVLPEMFRERYGNAFSGNERWNAIEVSGGELYEWDAASTYIQEPPFLIDLPKQAGAIQPIRSARVLALLADSVTTDHISPAGAIALKSPAGKYLVEHGVEPVDFNSYGARRGNDRVMTRGTFANIRIRNATAPGTEGGVTRHFPSGEQMSIYDAAMRYQTEQVPLVVLAGAEYGTGSSRDWAAKGTYLLGVRAVIAISFERIHRSNLVGMGVLPLEFTGGKTWQTLGFTGEEVFEFAGLDESLQPRSEIVVTATAPDGKKSEFKCRVRIDTPVELDYYRNGGILQTVLRKLLATA